A genome region from Cervus elaphus chromosome 18, mCerEla1.1, whole genome shotgun sequence includes the following:
- the FZD1 gene encoding frizzled-1, protein MAEEEAPQKSRAAGGGGTSWEVCAGALRTVPAAEGSGDAGSRRRPLADSRRWARRLLLLLWLLEAPLLLGVRAQAAGQGPGPGQQPPPPQQQQSGQQYNGERGISIPDHGYCQPISIPLCTDIAYNQTIMPNLLGHTNQEDAGLEVHQFYPLVKVQCSAELKFFLCSMYAPVCTVLEQALPPCRSLCERARQGCEALMNKFGFQWPDTLKCEKFPVHGAGELCVGQNTSDKGTPTPSLLPEFWTSNPQHGGGGHRGGGFAGGAGASERGKFSCPRALKVPSYLNYHFLGEKDCGAPCEPTKVYGLMYFGPEELRFSRTWIGIWSVLCCASTLFTVLTYLVDMRRFSYPERPIIFLSGCYTAVAVAYIAGFLLEDRVVCNDKFAEDGARTVAQGTKKEGCTILFMMLYFFSMASSIWWVILSLTWFLAAGMKWGHEAIEANSQYFHLAAWAVPAIKTITILALGQVDGDVLSGVCFVGLNNVDALRGFVLAPLFVYLFIGTSFLLAGFVSLFRIRTIMKHDGTKTEKLEKLMVRIGVFSVLYTVPATIVIACYFYEQAFRDQWERSWVAQSCKSYAIPCPHLQAGGAPPHPPMSPDFTVFMIKYLMTLIVGITSGFWIWSGKTLNSWRKFYTRLTNSKQGETTV, encoded by the coding sequence ATGGCTGAGGAGGAGGCGCCTCAGAAGTCCCGAGCCGCCGGGGGCGGCGGCACGAGCTGGGAAGTTTGTGCCGGGGCGCTCCGCACTGTACCCGCGGCGGAGGGGAGCGGGGACGCGggcagccgccgccgccccctGGCTGACTCCCGGCGCTGGGCGCGCCGGCTACTACTACTGCTTTGGCTGCTGGAGGCTCCGCTGCTGCTGGGGGTCCGGGCGCAGGCGGCCGGCCAGGGGCCCGGGCCGGGGCAGCAGCCCCCGCCGCCTCAGCAACAGCAGAGCGGGCAGCAGTACAACGGCGAGCGGGGCATCTCTATACCGGACCACGGTTACTGCCAGCCCATTTCCATCCCGCTGTGCACCGACATCGCGTACAATCAGACCATCATGCCCAACCTGCTGGGCCACACGAACCAGGAGGACGCGGGCCTCGAGGTGCACCAGTTCTACCCGCTGGTGAAGGTGCAGTGCTCCGCCGAGCTCAAGTTTTTCCTGTGCTCCATGTACGCGCCCGTGTGCACGGTGCTGGAGCAGGCGCTGCCGCCCTGCCGCTCGCTCTGCGAGCGCGCGCGCCAGGGCTGCGAGGCGCTCATGAACAAGTTCGGCTTCCAGTGGCCCGACACGCTCAAGTGCGAGAAGTTCCCGGTGCACGGCGCCGGCGAGCTGTGCGTGGGCCAGAACACGTCGGACAAGGGCACCCCGACGCCCTCGCTGCTGCCCGAGTTCTGGACTAGCAACCCCCAGCACGGCGGTGGAGGGCACCGGGGCGGCGGCTTCGCGGGGGGCGCCGGCGCGTCGGAGCGAGGCAAGTTCTCGTGCCCGCGCGCCCTCAAGGTGCCCTCCTACCTCAACTACCACTTCCTGGGGGAGAAGGACTGCGGCGCCCCCTGCGAGCCGACCAAGGTGTACGGGCTCATGTACTTCGGGCCGGAGGAGCTGCGCTTCTCGCGCACCTGGATCGGCATCTGGTCGGTGCTGTGCTGCGCCTCCACGCTCTTCACCGTGCTCACCTACCTGGTGGACATGCGGCGCTTCAGCTACCCTGAGCGGCCCATCATCTTCCTGTCGGGCTGCTACACGGCGGTGGCCGTGGCCTACATCGCCGGCTTCCTGCTGGAGGACCGCGTGGTGTGTAACGACAAGTTCGCGGAGGACGGGGCGCGCACCGTGGCGCAGGGCACCAAGAAGGAGGGCTGCACCATCCTCTTCATGATGCTCTACTTCTTTAGCATGGCCAGCTCCATCTGGTGGGTGATCCTGTCGCTCACCTGGTTCCTGGCGGCCGGCATGAAGTGGGGCCACGAAGCTATCGAGGCGAACTCGCAGTATTTTCACCTGGCCGCCTGGGCCGTGCCGGCCATCAAGACCATCACCATTCTGGCGCTGGGCCAGGTGGACGGCGACGTGCTGAGCGGGGTGTGTTTCGTGGGGCTCAACAACGTGGACGCCCTGCGCGGCTTCGTGCTGGCGCCCCTCTTCGTGTACCTGTTCATCGGCACGTCCTTCCTGCTGGCCGGCTTCGTGTCCCTCTTCCGCATCCGCACCATCATGAAGCACGACGGCACCAAGACGGAAAAGCTGGAGAAGCTGATGGTGCGCATCGGCGTCTTCAGCGTGCTCTACACCGTGCCGGCCACCATCGTCATCGCCTGCTACTTCTACGAGCAGGCCTTCCGGGACCAGTGGGAGCGCAGCTGGGTGGCCCAGAGCTGCAAGAGCTACgccatcccctgcccccacctccaggcGGGCGGCGCCCCGCCGCACCCGCCCATGAGCCCCGACTTCACCGTCTTCATGATCAAGTACCTTATGACCCTCATCGTGGGCATCACGTCAGGCTTCTGGATCTGGTCCGGCAAGACCCTCAACTCCTGGAGGAAGTTCTACACGCGGCTTACCAACAGCAAACAGGGGGAGACCACTGTCTGA